tccaaGATGGCTCCTATATTAACtctttaacgtttttaccagtgctgctctgagcagcagctgaaaggtaaactaattgctgctggctagtctagaggagctgagtgggggaggagctgcgccttgAGGGCGGGCCTAGGTTCATCCAGGCGTTTAAACgactgagtggttgccatggagattaaaggatttctcaaacacaaaagaatcaaagcaacactgcaggtttgtttttgatgagcgaataacattataatatgatgGAAAGATtaagaaagttaattttatcttGATACTGTAAGATACTTTGAACTGAAAACATAGAAAGGCGGTGAATacttcctgacctctgacctctgtagCTGCTGTTCCAGCTTGTTAATGGGTTCATTTCTGAACCGACAGGAATGAAGTCAGAACAGGTTCTAAACAGGAGGGAATCTGCAGacgtttgttttctgtttttatgtgacGTTAAAGCATCAGGCAGCAAGTTTTAAACACTGTGACGTTAAAGCGCCGCGCAGCCTGCAGGTATGACGGCGCGCAGGGGCAGCAGGGTGCTGGGGCAGCAGGGTGCTGGGGCAGCAGGGTGCTGGGGCAGCAGGGTGCTGGGGCAGCAGGGTGCTGGGGCAGCAGGATGCTGGGGCAGCAGGATGCTGGGGCAGCAGGGTGCTGCAGGCCCGGCGGTGGCGGCTCACCTATCTTCAGAGTCCTGCGGGCTCCCGGCTTGTTGCCGTAGCAGATCCTCTGCAGCTCACAGCGGCCCGTAAACTTCCTGGTGACGAACTTCAGGCCTCGCCACAGACATTTGCAGTAGAGGAAGACGAAGAACTGGGTCACCACTCTGCAgaggaggaacaaaaaaaataaaaaatacagaaaacacacGCAGAGGGCCACATGAAGTCTGAATCTACAGATTTGATCATTATTTCATGGTGAAAAGGTGAAAATTAGTATCCATTTGCTACATAATAACATTAAGATTGTTCATTATTCTAGTTTTTTACAAACAGATGAAGATTCAACAGCTCGTCTTTTTTCAGTCTGAAGATGTTTTTACTTCTGACCACAAATTTCTGAACTGTGTTGAGTTCAGATCTTCTACAAACTCTGGAaatccttcatttttaaagtttgtggattgaaacatttttctgatgtaAAGCTGGACGATCCAGATTCTAGATTTTTACTGATCCAAGTTTGACCAGATACGTTAAAAAGTCCTTTACTGCCTCCTGTCTGGAAGAAATATGATAAATATGAAGGTTTTTACTAAAatgagcattaaaaaaaatgtagaaatgatgaaaaatgtagaaaattttgacttttgaaatgaAGAATTTACAGAAACCTTTCACGCCGTTCCTCTATCTGTACATAAAGAGAATTTTACtgcaacaaatataaataaacttactTTTCTCCAATTTTTGCTAAAActtctgaatgaaaatcaagTTTAAAAAGTTCTCCTCACATCTGAATCTTAGCCATAACGATCCCTGTCTCGATAACAAATGCAGCTGGACACTAAACTGTCTCAGGAGTTTTTACGACAAACGATAATGTTGTCgttttgaaatcattttccaGTAATAAGATGCTAATGGCATAATAAGACAAATACTCGTTCTCAAATATCAATTAAGTTTAAATTATAATAAGTAttagaactggaagacatttcaaatattcaaaataaataaacaaaacaacaaataaagtggattttaaatcatgcaaatgttAGTTTTAACCTATCGTGTGATTCATTGATTAAAACTAGAACTGGTTTAGATTCTGAATCACTGGACGTGAActgaatctgttttaaaaacaggataaagacaaactgaagtgaatttatttctgtttgtaaagaGAAGTCAGGGAAGTGGCCGGGCCGCCATGCAGCAGCAGACCTCTGGTCATTTCTGACAGCAGAGCGCTCAGCCTGCGCCGGCCTGCAGGGAGCAAACCTCCAGCGGCCCGAGAAGAACCACATCTGCATgctaaaaacagagaaacccGTCTTCACGTCCAGATCAGCCTGAGCCGAGCGGCCCAGCAGGActaatgctgctgcagcagtagCAGAGCCGCGTGCTGAACGGCCCAGAGAGGCTCAGTCGCTTCCTCTTCACCTCCAGGGAAAAACGAGCGGCGagccaaaaaaaggaaaacggGATTCTGACTCCAACCAGTTCCACATCCTGGTGCTTCGTTCTGAACTCTGAGCGGATAAACAGCATCGAAACGAGCTGCAAACCTGAACGACGGCCCTCAGTCGTTAACTCGCTGAAATGATTTCAAGTCTTACAACAAGGGTTCAGgtcagggccgtgcagagacctttggaggggctgGGGCTCAACGTTcaaaaaggggcacattgaacaagatcttaaaacaccAAACAACAACATAACAACAACCCATATTGATTAAGAATTAATCTTTGCCATCATGTAATGCAAAGCAAATCTAGTCTATATTTTcaccaacaggtataaagtttctgtttctgcagctgatggtcctggagggctgatctgatctgagactgtagctgttaaacagaccagaggagagaaggtcaaaggttatgaagtgatgaaataagcacatttgctgccattttactaattaagccctaatatctatttaacctctagaacaacctggatgcagaatgatttataaatcaaaaagctcaaaggggttaaacctatataatagtttgatgttaaagatgatagaaaataaatactgaaggctaaattaattattattattattattattattattataactgaaataatacatcatagctaaaaatgtaaaattccaGCATTTTAAAGGTTTCTCAGAGCGATAACTCTTCTaacttagaataaaaaaatgtgaccagaaacagattttgaaattatttgaagCTTCTGGTTAAAAACTCAAAGTCTTTtatgttatgtcatgttatgTTATTATGTTATCTGTTTAATGCCTTTTAAATCGCCAGCAGTGTAAACATGTTCTCTAAAATCGgctggattttattatttacatccAGCAGTTCAGACGGTTTTGCATCATTAGCCTTTAATCTGATTCAGGTGAACAGTCGCAGACCCTGAAATGGAGTCATGATAATCTGGATTTTAccagtttaataaattacaaacagattaaaacagaGTGATTTTTTTCAGGACTAAAATCctctgaaataaaaagctgtcCAACATGCTGGGCTTTAAGCAGAGCGGCTCTTTCTGCGCCTGCAGACAAACTCCGTTCATGAATTAATCAGATGTTTTATTGGCTCGGTTCGCCCATCAGCCGCGCAGGTAAAACCcattcggttcggttcggttccaTCTGCTTTTCAAGCCTCCATCTTGATTCTTACCGGAGGAAGTGCTTCATCTTGGCGGCTCCTGCTGGTttggttcggttcggttcggttcggtcgTGGACCTGAGGACAGAGCAGATTCTCTGTTATTCAGGCCCGGATATCCGGAGCTGTCCGCGGTGCTGACGGGCCGCCGCGCCAAGCCTGATCCCAGGATCCCTGCTGGatcggtccggtccggttcggtTCGGTAGCAGGTGCAGAAGTGAACTGTTTTCCTACCTGTTCTGATGACACGAGGCGATGCAGCGGAGGGATTCTGCGTTTGTTGCCCAGCTACAGCCTCTGCTGCGCCTCCATGACGGCCACCGACGGTATGGCAAGCCGTCACCGCATTTAGTCCGACACCCTGGAGCCAATACGTCATCGATCACCAAGTTCCGCTTTTTGGACACGTGGATGGATCATGTGGAAAAACACCTCAGTGTGGGCTTAACTAAACAACGGGCGtcccaaaagtattcataccccctGGATTAGTTCACGTTTTTTCCTGTTCCAACACAGTTCatacttttcttcttcttcttttaaaccACTCacattctgaaaagtgtggcatgcgtTTGTAGCCACCGTTCTCTGCAGGTTGGACGGAGAACACCTTAAAGTctcagtctggactttgactaggccatcctAACCCATGAATTCTTCCATAATGTGAGGCTGCCGcctaaaataactgaataaactTTTAACTGAGTTTGAGCTCCTCTGGTAAAACCTGAAAAGCAGGCGGAggccaaaattattcatacccctggcagatttagatttaaaataaaatcaaacctgacTGACAGGTTTCTTCTTACTTGAAATGATATTAACATTCTGGATAAACAGAACTGTAGATTCTGATATTATGACATTTCTATCTAAACTAATTAAAGCTCCATTAGGCCTCAATAAGAGCAGctaaaaaactcattttttattgttggatTTTTGGTTCACTGCTGGCTGTTTGATTCGCTCCTGGATGTCAGATGAGcgtaaacataaaaatcatttcagaacTGAGCTGATGTTATGATTCCAGACGTCGTCTTGTTATGAGGGTCTCTGATAAATGCTAAAATGACTTGCCATAGCGCTGAAAGCTGCAGCGCGTGCAAACACTgcagcagacagacaggcaTCATCCCGGCGCTGCACGGTTTGTTTCTGTAGCTCAGGACGAGTCCAGAAAACACGTCGATCATCAGAATCCCGCTGGATTCTGggaaatgtcatttaaaaatcattaGGACGTAAGGATTTACTTCAAATCCCTTATTTTCTCTCCACTTGGTGGCGCTGTACCAGCCTCCTTATCTTCGTACTAAAAGTTTTCCTCAGACTTTAAGCTTTTCCTCCGAGAGGAatctttattgttgtttattaaagttagtcacataaaaacccaaaaatatgCTCAGTTACGGATTTATTATCGGAGTAAAGAAACCAAAATGATTTGAAGCCTGAATTTATCAAActcaccactagatggcaccaAATCCATCAGTTTGAACAGGAGCCAGGCCgcagatttcataaaataaatcaatttattaataaaacagtaAACTGTGACAGCATGATAACATGTACCTCTAATGGCAAAAAACTCATTTACAGCATCTTTATCTTTGGTCaattaataacaaaacatgacagaacttgtaacaacaacaaaaggcaAATAATTTGGTATTTAGATGACAGACTCTTTTACATCCAGTCCCAgatatttactgtaaattaatttaataaccTCCGCAGGTGGCGAAGCTTCAATCTATGGATGCACAGATGAAACAAAAGGACACTTGGTGGGAAAAGTTTCAGCTCTGATTCGCAAAATAAAAACGATAAAAAGCTGTAGAAGGTAAACATTCACGTGTTTCTTCGTGTAAAGTGCTGCTCAGAGTTATAAATAATATACAGACTGGCTGAAGTCCAACTGGAAAGCTCTAGGGATGCACCATATATCAGCTTTGGACAATATCACCATTTAGTAAAATATCagtatcatatatatatatatatatatatgtaaagaATAGGAACGTCCAAAATATCAATGTCAACATCATCAGTATCGGCTGATCGGCCATTTTGTAACGCATCATATCGGTTGGAGGAGTGAAACTGGGCCGACAAACAgcccaaatgtatttttagtatttatttagtgAGTGTGTCACAGGAAGGAGCGGGGCTTGGTCACGTGACTCATCGTGACGCAGCAAAGGATTCTGGGATGTTAAACTGAAGCAGGATGGCTGTTTATTCATGAGGTCAAAAGAGACAATAAATATATCAGATATCAGTCATTGGCAATAAAACAGTTGTTTTAATATCAGATATTCATATTGGCACAAATCTGGATATAGCTGCATCTCTAAACTAAAATGAAGgttaatataatattattaagTATTGGTTACCGTCCATCAGTCACTGAGATCAGTCCGATCATATCAGTTTATCAGtattaaattaacttaatatttaGGACGTTTTCAGatagtttttccatttcatatatttgtggttttgtttcactttctaGAGGTAAAAGTATCTGAGTCCTTCAGGATGTTTACTAACAacctgaaatgggttttcacccattttttttttttttccccaccagggggtcttttgtgggctctagtgtcccttactcaacagtaggctgacaggaaagggggaagaaaaggagggaagacatgcggcaaatgtcgtcgggtccgggaatcgaacccgcgacggccgcgtcgaggactgagggccttcaaacgtggggcgcgctaacctctacgccaccggagctcCGGTCTACTGTAAGAAATGTGATTATGTAAAAATAGTCCAgagaaatataaacttttacCTTTCTGCACCCGTTAGGTCAAGAGGAATAGTTAAAGAAGTtcttaaaatacataattattttattttgtttgattaatgGTCAgaatctggtttttatttttatccatggagatcagaaccagcagactGAGACTCAGTCAAATATGgaactacaaaaataaagattaatgaATGTGTAAGAGCTTCAGCTCACTGGTTCTGAACTGGTTTGTCCACTGGAGGCAGGAAGGGAAGACTGGGCCACATGCTGGTGCAACGAGGAGTAGAGAGCGACAGAATCGGGTCATAATGATGGTCCGACCTGCTAAACTTCTCAGGAATATTCTGTAACAGGAACAGCCACATAATTCAGCGATtcagaaagaggaaaacctACAAAGGTCCGTGACCTGGACTGTAAACTGGCTTTGGAACAGAAAACTTAACTCGTAACAGTAACTGGCCTCGGTTACAGAACCTGGTTCCATCAGAGAGGCGTGAACATCACGACCGATCCGGTTCTCTGAGCGTCTCCGCCTGCAGCCAGCAGCCGGTCGGCGGCTGGATCCACGGCGGCGTCAGGCGCCTGCTGGCCGGCGCCGTCCGGTACGGCGGAGAGAGTTGGCACGGCGTTGAACATGATGAAACCCACGGTGATGATGAAGAACGAGACGATGTACAGCACAGAAAACTGAGCAGGAACCAACATGGAGACGACAGAAGGTCCATTTAGTAACAGCACGGAGGACCAGCTAATGCACTAAACATGCAATACCAGCGATGGCCACTAGGTGGCCTCTGTTGGCGAAGCTTTAACAGGGTTCAGTGGCAGTCGGTCTCACCTGGTAGCTGAACAGGAAAAGGCCGCAGAAGAGGCTGAACAGGTCGGCGGTGAGCAGCGACAGGTTGACGGCCGTGGCGCTGGTCAGCCTCACCACCACCGGCATGAAGCTATACAGCGCGTACATGCACAGGGCGTAGACCGCAAACAGCATGACTGCAGCACAACAACGCATGGCTGTTACTTAGCAACCAGAGACAGGAAGCAACATCACAGGTTCACAGAAAGCTGCTGACTTACAGACGTAAAGATCCCATTTTATCGCTTTAACAGCATTGATTTCTAGTGCAGCCCTGAAATCAGAAAGCAGACGAGTAAACtcaaagctgtaaaaacagaagCTCCAATGTGGAGGATAACGGCTCCAACGTGGAGGATAACGGCTCCAACGTGGAGGAGCTCTTAAACAGTGACTTACAGCTGTGCGCCGCTGATCAGAGTCCCAAACAGTCCCATCATTCCCAGGAACTCGACCCGGCTCAGATTCTTCACCGTGTGCTCCTGGCACAGGTTGGACACAGCATAGAGGACGGAGCTGAGCAGAACCAAGCCGTCACCCAGAACCACATCACTTCCTGCATGGAGGGAAAACTGGCAGTTAGAAACACTGGAGATGACGAAAACTTTTAATCCACCAGAAAACACAGGAGATGGAATTAAATTAGCgaacataaaagcaaaattaaaatcatatcaCAGTCCAAAATATTGTAAATAGatcttcagaataaaaaaatttaacaaaccataattttatttaaacagaaaaataattttctgatcCAAGAAtctctgttgttatttttgcttcatgctgaaagttgaaaagatgctttaaaaattcagaaataaaactgatttaattccACATATGGAAGTGGGAGAAATCGGATTTTTGAAGGATAAAAAGATCAGAACTGGGCAGATGGACAGAAAGCATTTGAATGTTGTGGCAGActgattacataaaaaaaaaagaaaaaaaaaaaagagagacatgCACAACAACTGCATGCCTCCCAGAAACTTACATCAGACCTGATGTAAAGACCTGCATCTTTACATAAAGATGCAGGTCAGAAATGGAGCAGACATTACGTATATCTGAATGCTGACAGAATCTTTGActaaagtgtgtttttaaatcCCTGGGTAGAGTGCCGGTTCATTAGGTCTCTATGTTACTGCTCTCATTTGTTCTGAGTTTCTCACTGAATTTACTTCATGATCtcacagcagagctgcagattcACCACTTCACCGAGTGAACACTGTTAGCTAACCACAGTCAGAATCATCGCTCTTCAGCAGCGAAATATCAGACTGAAAACGTCCTTACTGGATCCCTGGTTCCTCCCGGCTACGATGTCTGCCCCCACCATGGCCCCCACCCCCAACAGGCACACCACCACGGCTACGAAGTGCAGCGGCCTGTAGCGCGTCTTCAGGAAGATCCACGAGAGAACCATCAGCACCGGGATCACGAAGCAGTCCAGCAGCTGGAACCGCAACACAGGAAACACATTCGCCGATAAAAACGAAccatttttcagttaaaatgatttctggttcatttaaaatgtgaatcatTTCACTTCTCTGCATCGCTTGAAAAGAAACGCTTTTGATAACGACAGTTTGCTGCAACCGTCTGCGTTTCTTCCGTACCTGAATGCTGGTCAGGGTGGTGAACTGGTACGCCTTCACCACCGTGTAGTTTGCCTCCACGTCGGCCAGACCCATCACCAGATACTTCCACCACTTGGTTCTGAGGATCTTCAGGATGTTGGCGTCACCTGCAGGAACACGTTGGCAGACAGACGGCATTTTCTCCCggtttacagaaaaacacaacgtTCCACACAGAGCAGATCCACtattcagtgaaaaataaaataaaaatggtttacCTGGTAAATAAATCACTAcagttctgttttcttccattaaAAAGCCAGTTTAAATacaccagtttaaaaaaatcaaagtgagGAAGTCGCTATGGTTGCTCAGATTCGCAGGCAGTTATTCTGACCTCTGTGGATGCAGAGGGTGGGGGTGTAggtgagcagcagcagggcgTAGTTCAGGAAGCTCTGCAGCATGGGCGTCTCCACCCCGGCATCGGCCAGGTACTGACAGCTGCCCGCCGTCCCACAGATCAGCAGCGACAGGACCTGCCCCATGGCGATGGTCTTCAGCAGCCGGCTGcagggagagggagagggagagacagagacagagacagagacagagagagacagagacagagacagagagagagagagagagagagagagagctacagttttatgtttccaggcttgatgcttattttgtgattattaattatTAGCTACTGCTGTGGTTAGCTAATCTAAATTAGCTAATCTGACACAGctgtggttgattagctaatttaaacacctgctctccTGATGACCTGTCAGTTGGCGTTTGGGTCGCCTTTTACGTTAACTGAACCAAAAactacggagccccctaggggacatggggaattttttttcttttgcgttccctcgcaaaactgtactgatcagttgtgcggcataattgaatactgtaagtctttcttacggtggccgccgtactttctgatttaatataaggttatgtaaggtttttccatgaatgttaatatctcgttgtgaaatatctgaagttttatatctttctttagaatacaaaggcaccacaaacctatgatataaacagaaaccttccgtaagtaggaaagaaatataaatactgtacatccaaactatatttctgagttattatcgcggtgtaataagtcatctgacagttttgattgtgtcgccCCCATTAGGGCTGGAAAGTCCTTTCAgtttatatgttaaaatatgttaCTTCCATTCAGAGCACAATGCTCTGCATGGAAGTTAAAGGACCAGCAACACATGATAAATCTGACAAAACAgtcaaaagaagaaatattttaccCACAGTAACTAAAATCTCTAGGTAAGACCGACAGAGCGCTGCTCACCATGAGAAAATGTCCTTCAGCCTGTCTCTGTCCAATCTGCAGCCGTTTCTCCATTTGTCACACAGGCTGTCCTCTGTGGGCCCCTCCATCACAGCTCAGCCTGGCCCCACGGGATTAAACACAGAGTTAATGTCATTTTAAGTCTTCATCTGACAAGCCGAGCAGAAAATCAGACAAATACCCCATAACCCTGGTTCCTTCtcacagaggaaaagaaaaatttcctctgtgagaaatgttttttccagaatggcaaaacataaatgtaattcTGCAGAAAATGCGGAAGAGACCAAAGCAAACAATCTGAATCATTTGGCTCATGGGAGACTTGAAAACACATACTTTAAATGATAAGCTTACACTTTCGCTCCAAAAAATGAGCCGATTGTTACAGGAACCCTGATTGGGTCTTACAGTTTGTATTATTCCAGTTGACCTGCTTTAACTACCTGCCAAGAACCgcagaaatgttaaaactgttacTATTTCTGTGGAATTCGTTGTAGCTGCTCTACACACGAGCCAGGATGTGTTGATCAGcgcttctctgtgtttttaaacaacTCTAGGCTGAAATAcggagaaaatattttaaaaattatgaacGTGAACAAACCTTCTTCTCCCCTGTCATCTCATTTCATTGCTCAGATATTTTCCAGACGAAAATATTGATCGTATTTCAGCTTTATCTTCACACACGCCTCGAAGGACCTACTCACTCTAACCTCGTGTCACTACAGCCCGCCTCctgcgctctgattggttgaaaaGGAGCTGACGGACGAgtacattatttattcattcgtTTAGGGCTGCTGCTTTCCCAGTCTGCTTTAAATATGCAATATTatgatttggggaaaaaattttTACCGCCAGacaattagctttttttgtagatattttatatcatactataaaataaaagtaaaaaaaaaaaaaaaactgtcaataaCTATTTGGGCATTTTAGGAAAGacatttgattaattaaaattcaaaaatgctttatttttcccAAAAGTAGACTAAATGTTTCTAACTAGTATTGTTCAAGTACCTTCAAAGAGCCGCTGTgaatggtgatgctgtgggcaggaaggaccTCTGATAGCAGTCAGTCTCCCAACGGCACCAAAGAAGACTCTGACTGAATACTGTTGTAGTCTGATAGCTATTGTGACATGCTAAGAGCTAAACATCCAGGCAGCAAAGACAATATTTCACTGAGACTTGTCTTCTGTGAACACCAATTGTTGGCTAGCTCACTGATaataaagaaatgagaaataattaCACTTTGTTACTAGCTTCCTTGACCTTCAGCTCTAAACCTTGAGAATCAGCCAGGACTCTGATTTCTGATCCTCCGCCTCTTTTCAGGAGGAC
This window of the Gambusia affinis linkage group LG15, SWU_Gaff_1.0, whole genome shotgun sequence genome carries:
- the slc35f2 gene encoding solute carrier family 35 member F2 — protein: MEGPTEDSLCDKWRNGCRLDRDRLKDIFSCRLLKTIAMGQVLSLLICGTAGSCQYLADAGVETPMLQSFLNYALLLLTYTPTLCIHRGDANILKILRTKWWKYLVMGLADVEANYTVVKAYQFTTLTSIQLLDCFVIPVLMVLSWIFLKTRYRPLHFVAVVVCLLGVGAMVGADIVAGRNQGSRSDVVLGDGLVLLSSVLYAVSNLCQEHTVKNLSRVEFLGMMGLFGTLISGAQLAALEINAVKAIKWDLYVFMLFAVYALCMYALYSFMPVVVRLTSATAVNLSLLTADLFSLFCGLFLFSYQFSVLYIVSFFIITVGFIMFNAVPTLSAVPDGAGQQAPDAAVDPAADRLLAAGGDAQRTGSVVMFTPL